A genomic segment from Flammeovirga pectinis encodes:
- a CDS encoding DUF2652 domain-containing protein yields MSNSLLFLPDISGFTEFIQTTEVQHSQHVIAELLEIIIDATTEDLQLAEVEGDALFFYKENGVSSQEQLLLQMEAIFSAFYSHLKLLEKNRICPCNACSSAPKLQLKIVAHCGELQYITVQNKRKPFGAEVIEAHRLMKNDVQSDNYVLISQKLANQIKLDTDHHHSLYKFEEGVNTYDGKEVPYLYAIIEKSKLKLKPFSSAKKLVMDRKPAISISMLFSVDADTLLEFISNYHYRHYWVDGTVKFEYNENEVTRLGTEHVCIINGKHFNFTSITKDVKPTQLIYGEQTSDPPPVDKMNQFFIITPINEHSCKLDVEIYFELSNFIQKIIVGVAFKHILKKNVTKSMLLLKDFISNKKFTHLDEDALK; encoded by the coding sequence ATGTCAAACTCATTACTTTTTCTTCCTGATATTTCTGGATTCACTGAATTTATTCAAACTACAGAAGTTCAACACAGTCAACATGTTATAGCAGAATTGTTAGAAATAATTATTGATGCTACTACAGAAGATCTTCAGCTTGCTGAAGTGGAAGGAGATGCACTCTTCTTTTATAAAGAAAATGGTGTTTCTTCTCAGGAGCAACTCCTTTTACAAATGGAAGCTATTTTCTCTGCTTTTTATTCTCACCTTAAATTACTGGAAAAAAATAGAATCTGTCCTTGTAATGCTTGTTCTTCTGCACCAAAGCTTCAGCTAAAAATTGTTGCCCACTGTGGAGAGTTACAATATATTACTGTGCAAAATAAAAGGAAGCCTTTTGGCGCGGAAGTAATTGAGGCACACCGTTTAATGAAAAACGATGTTCAAAGTGATAATTACGTATTGATTAGTCAAAAACTTGCAAATCAGATTAAATTAGATACTGACCACCATCACTCCCTTTACAAATTTGAAGAAGGTGTAAACACTTATGATGGAAAAGAAGTACCGTATCTATATGCTATCATAGAAAAGTCGAAACTGAAATTAAAGCCTTTTAGTTCTGCTAAAAAACTAGTGATGGATAGAAAGCCAGCAATTTCCATTTCGATGTTATTTTCTGTTGATGCTGACACCCTTTTAGAATTTATATCCAATTATCATTATAGACATTATTGGGTAGATGGAACGGTTAAATTTGAATACAATGAGAACGAGGTAACACGTTTAGGTACAGAACATGTTTGTATAATTAATGGAAAACACTTTAATTTCACATCAATTACTAAAGATGTAAAACCCACTCAATTGATATATGGTGAGCAAACTTCCGATCCTCCTCCAGTAGATAAAATGAATCAATTTTTTATTATAACCCCTATCAACGAGCACTCATGTAAATTAGATGTTGAGATCTATTTTGAACTAAGTAATTTTATTCAAAAAATTATTGTTGGAGTTGCTTTTAAACATATTCTAAAAAAGAATGTGACTAAAAGTATGTTGTTATTAAAGGATTTTATCAGCAATAAAAAGTTTACTCATTTAGATGAGGATGCTTTAAAGTAG
- a CDS encoding TDT family transporter, with translation MKTQIRNFPVGLTGIALGTATLGAAWGNEQIAWVQYITLTIALVYFFLVVLRNVLHPDVFKDELKHHILGSYVPTMAMSMMVFAGVLVKFNTALGQGLWLLAIGIHLFCLVVFIYHRIRNFEMEHIVPSWFVPPIGIVVACVNASQMGFPNLSLTIWWIATPLYLVMLAFMIYRLAFYQFSTVETFGIMAAPASLCFAGYLTITPHPNEFICHMLLTLSILMTSILYIAFIHLLRNKFNPGFAAFTFPLAIGTVALQKYSKVLEVAGEYTFSNVVHFISLIELGVATLVIGYVVIRIFHYCKTEVLGINLMTSIDTFLIKLHLKH, from the coding sequence ATGAAAACTCAAATACGAAATTTCCCAGTAGGTTTAACAGGTATTGCTCTTGGTACTGCAACATTAGGAGCAGCTTGGGGTAACGAGCAAATAGCTTGGGTACAATACATCACTTTAACAATTGCTCTTGTTTATTTCTTTTTGGTAGTACTAAGAAATGTACTTCATCCAGATGTCTTTAAAGACGAACTAAAACACCATATTTTAGGTAGCTATGTACCAACAATGGCCATGAGTATGATGGTATTTGCAGGTGTATTAGTAAAATTCAATACTGCATTAGGTCAAGGATTATGGTTACTTGCTATTGGTATTCATTTATTTTGTTTAGTGGTATTCATTTATCATAGAATAAGAAATTTCGAAATGGAACATATTGTACCAAGTTGGTTTGTACCACCTATCGGAATTGTAGTTGCTTGTGTAAATGCATCACAAATGGGATTCCCTAATCTAAGTTTAACAATATGGTGGATTGCTACTCCTTTGTACTTAGTAATGTTGGCTTTTATGATTTACCGTTTGGCCTTTTATCAATTTTCTACTGTAGAAACTTTTGGTATAATGGCAGCCCCAGCAAGTTTATGTTTTGCAGGATATTTAACGATAACACCTCATCCAAATGAATTTATTTGTCATATGTTGCTTACGCTTTCAATATTAATGACTTCAATTTTATACATCGCTTTCATCCATTTATTAAGAAACAAATTTAATCCTGGTTTTGCCGCATTTACGTTCCCATTGGCTATTGGAACAGTTGCTTTACAAAAATACAGCAAAGTGTTAGAAGTAGCAGGAGAATATACATTCAGTAATGTAGTTCATTTTATTTCTCTTATAGAATTAGGTGTTGCCACATTAGTAATTGGATATGTAGTTATTAGAATTTTCCACTATTGTAAAACAGAAGTTTTAGGAATAAATTTAATGACATCAATAGATACATTTTTAATAAAATTACACCTTAAACACTAA
- a CDS encoding threonine/serine exporter family protein, with the protein MKNFEEKYKLIVKIGNALHRFGCSSLRVETYIQDIADHIGVDVSCQVTTNTLNYQIEDPKSQERQVVLQYIPLGANDLGKLAELHNQLQESFKNEYSFAEITANIDKVIAKKKLYSEGMLALAYTIIPPSFLALIGGSWITFMFCFVMGFVGYAVTKINSRYKTSKYTVEFYTAFTCSLLGCFFKYFYPDLDVLELSLAAVILYVPGLTISIALEEIAFNQFNSGSGFLFNAIMIFLKLFIGVYLGMSLGQYFFALEQDVFVNEMPKWIVWVALPVISFGLGVVFNTRKSDLFLGMLLAFIAYWGPMIFAENIGWIFGTFVSAFLITFGSIVISRRKDVPPSVYLLQGIVILVPGSRLFMGLSNQINNNPILDNPSIGTSGLLMFCAIVVGMLVAYSSYYPNMDNRNNI; encoded by the coding sequence ATGAAGAACTTTGAAGAGAAATATAAATTGATAGTAAAAATCGGAAATGCTTTGCACCGTTTTGGATGCTCTTCTCTTCGAGTAGAAACATATATACAAGATATAGCAGATCATATTGGTGTAGATGTTTCTTGCCAAGTAACCACAAATACGCTTAATTATCAGATTGAAGATCCCAAAAGTCAAGAGCGTCAGGTAGTGTTGCAATATATTCCGCTTGGAGCAAATGATTTGGGTAAACTGGCAGAACTTCATAATCAGCTACAAGAGTCTTTTAAAAATGAATATTCTTTTGCAGAAATCACAGCAAATATTGATAAAGTTATAGCGAAAAAGAAATTGTACTCTGAAGGGATGTTGGCTTTGGCATATACAATTATACCTCCATCATTTTTAGCATTAATTGGTGGTAGTTGGATTACTTTTATGTTTTGCTTTGTAATGGGTTTTGTAGGCTATGCAGTGACTAAAATTAATAGTAGGTATAAAACCTCTAAATATACTGTAGAGTTTTATACTGCATTTACATGTAGTTTATTAGGTTGTTTTTTTAAGTACTTCTATCCAGATTTAGATGTATTAGAACTTAGTTTAGCAGCGGTAATTTTATATGTACCAGGGTTAACAATATCAATTGCTTTAGAAGAAATTGCTTTTAACCAGTTTAATTCGGGTTCTGGCTTTTTATTTAATGCAATAATGATTTTTCTGAAATTATTTATTGGTGTTTACCTAGGAATGTCTTTAGGGCAGTATTTCTTTGCTTTAGAACAAGACGTTTTTGTAAACGAGATGCCAAAATGGATTGTATGGGTAGCATTACCTGTGATATCATTTGGCTTAGGTGTTGTTTTTAATACAAGAAAATCTGATTTATTCTTAGGGATGCTTCTTGCTTTTATTGCCTATTGGGGCCCAATGATTTTTGCCGAAAATATAGGTTGGATATTTGGTACTTTTGTAAGCGCCTTTTTGATCACATTTGGGAGTATAGTAATAAGCAGAAGAAAAGATGTCCCTCCATCTGTTTATCTTCTTCAAGGAATTGTAATTTTAGTACCCGGAAGTAGGTTGTTTATGGGGCTCTCTAACCAAATAAATAATAATCCTATTCTAGATAACCCTAGTATTGGTACATCCGGGCTCCTCATGTTTTGTGCAATTGTAGTTGGAATGCTTGTAGCCTACAGTAGTTATTATCCAAATATGGACAACAGAAATAATATTTAG
- a CDS encoding 7TM diverse intracellular signaling domain-containing protein produces the protein MKKNLLLLLFILFCTIDGISTPLKATSIKVSYLIDDTNNLEINDLKTKTFIYKWSSQVNLGYTTNRVWVKVEINNTANETDDFELRIPKLLTDEIVFYKEKGVTWNTSEVGVYHKNKLGSPSGYYFPIHLKKGNNLFYFSSLSPYAHMYSLELVDKEKKAEYNFWLTIRYGIFIGMFLIIVLYNLFLGVNFKDKIYFYYSLHGVFIVFAMMSIEGFLNLNFLELSSTVKTALITFNISMVSIISSIFCIKFLNLKVKHKLFYRILIGLISLDLMAYLGTMLMNFNGYLMTYKLLATITTAYCIIAIITGVNAYREGNETAKFYLIGWSVYFLGIISKALVLFGYIPSSPYMNQFYSMAISTEVILMSFALADRYKSLEKDKKKLTANLESQKGDLDNVILDNKMKQGYNEQLVHKLTAALSSGDIKTDLKSVVNDLTRQRQIEEKKVYFQDNLEVVNDSFRKKLKIDFPQLTPSEIEICALIKLNMKNKEIAEFRNTSEGAVKVARHRIKKKMEIEGKLVDYLIMI, from the coding sequence ATGAAAAAAAATTTATTACTACTACTCTTTATTTTATTCTGTACAATAGATGGTATTTCAACCCCATTAAAAGCGACATCTATAAAAGTTAGCTATCTGATAGATGATACAAATAATTTGGAAATCAATGATTTGAAAACTAAAACGTTTATTTATAAATGGAGTAGTCAGGTGAACCTTGGTTATACAACAAATAGAGTTTGGGTTAAAGTTGAAATCAATAATACCGCAAATGAAACGGATGATTTTGAATTAAGAATACCTAAATTACTAACAGACGAAATTGTTTTTTACAAAGAAAAGGGAGTTACTTGGAATACTAGTGAGGTTGGGGTTTATCATAAAAATAAGCTTGGTAGCCCGTCTGGATATTACTTTCCAATTCATCTAAAAAAAGGAAATAATCTATTCTACTTTTCTAGTTTAAGTCCTTATGCACACATGTATAGTTTAGAACTAGTAGACAAAGAAAAGAAAGCAGAATACAATTTTTGGTTGACTATTAGGTATGGCATTTTTATAGGAATGTTTTTAATAATAGTACTTTATAATTTGTTTTTAGGAGTGAATTTTAAAGATAAAATCTACTTTTATTACAGTTTGCACGGTGTTTTTATTGTTTTTGCAATGATGTCTATAGAGGGGTTTTTAAACTTGAACTTCTTAGAATTATCTAGTACTGTAAAAACGGCACTCATTACTTTTAATATTAGTATGGTAAGTATTATTTCTAGTATCTTCTGTATTAAATTTCTTAATTTAAAAGTGAAGCACAAGTTGTTTTATAGAATTTTGATTGGTTTAATATCACTTGATTTAATGGCTTATTTAGGTACTATGCTCATGAATTTTAATGGGTATTTAATGACGTATAAGCTTCTTGCAACTATTACTACCGCTTATTGTATTATTGCTATAATTACGGGTGTAAATGCCTATAGAGAAGGAAATGAAACAGCAAAATTCTATCTAATTGGTTGGTCAGTTTATTTTTTAGGAATTATATCTAAAGCCTTAGTTTTATTTGGTTATATACCTTCAAGTCCATATATGAATCAGTTTTATTCAATGGCTATTTCAACGGAAGTTATATTAATGTCTTTTGCTTTAGCAGACAGGTATAAAAGTCTAGAAAAAGATAAAAAGAAATTAACTGCCAATTTAGAATCTCAGAAAGGAGACTTGGACAATGTTATTCTTGATAACAAGATGAAACAAGGCTATAATGAACAATTAGTTCATAAATTAACTGCCGCCTTAAGTTCTGGTGATATTAAAACAGATCTAAAGAGTGTTGTAAATGATTTAACTCGACAACGACAAATAGAAGAAAAGAAAGTTTATTTTCAAGATAATTTGGAGGTTGTAAACGATAGTTTTAGAAAAAAATTAAAAATAGATTTTCCGCAATTAACACCTTCTGAAATTGAGATTTGTGCCCTTATAAAACTCAACATGAAAAATAAGGAAATTGCTGAATTTAGAAATACTTCTGAAGGTGCTGTAAAAGTGGCAAGACATAGAATTAAAAAGAAGATGGAGATAGAAGGGAAGTTAGTAGATTATTTAATTATGATATAA
- a CDS encoding LysR family transcriptional regulator, with product MDERLLRFFVAVYETKNVSRAAEKCHVSQPNISNGIKQLEELIGKTLFLRHKRGVELNEEAHYLYPIAKRILGELNSIPSIFQEEILKYKIIISVAESISQKFKSDFFSTAAKNIKNVEWDVRPIGRDCDINIIVREWKYTDHIFLPLFREEYVLCVPNSHKLAAKDSIDNNDLIDVAFIHCPPCEAHQQCLSILNSSGAKWNTVANCSTKNEVLTLLIAGLGVTFLPKEFASGWEEFQIKKFNGPRFYREVGFSYAKESLKNPAIHQLIELFSEKQFTQREVNLKN from the coding sequence ATGGATGAGAGATTACTTCGTTTTTTTGTAGCTGTATATGAAACAAAAAATGTATCGAGAGCCGCAGAGAAATGTCATGTTTCTCAACCCAATATATCTAACGGAATAAAACAGCTCGAAGAATTAATTGGTAAAACATTATTTCTACGACATAAAAGAGGTGTGGAATTAAACGAAGAAGCGCACTACCTCTACCCAATTGCCAAACGGATTTTAGGTGAATTAAATTCCATCCCTTCAATATTTCAAGAAGAAATTTTAAAATATAAAATTATTATCAGTGTAGCTGAAAGTATCTCTCAAAAATTTAAAAGTGATTTTTTCTCAACTGCAGCAAAAAACATTAAGAATGTTGAATGGGATGTTAGGCCAATAGGTAGAGATTGTGATATTAATATTATAGTAAGAGAATGGAAATATACAGATCATATATTTCTACCTCTATTTAGAGAAGAATATGTATTATGTGTTCCCAACAGTCATAAACTTGCGGCAAAAGATAGTATAGATAATAATGATCTTATTGATGTTGCTTTTATACATTGTCCCCCATGTGAAGCACACCAACAGTGCCTATCTATTTTAAATAGTTCTGGTGCTAAATGGAATACCGTAGCAAACTGCAGTACAAAAAATGAAGTACTGACTTTATTAATAGCGGGTTTAGGAGTTACATTTTTACCAAAAGAATTTGCAAGTGGATGGGAGGAATTTCAAATTAAAAAATTTAATGGACCACGCTTTTATAGAGAAGTTGGTTTTTCATACGCAAAAGAGAGCTTAAAGAACCCAGCTATTCATCAATTAATCGAATTATTTAGTGAAAAACAGTTTACTCAACGTGAAGTAAACCTGAAAAATTAG
- a CDS encoding malate dehydrogenase: MEFITNEKLVISGGGGMIGSNMIQTAMMMNLTPNITVYDPFLPGLEGAVKEMYHCGFEGFNLKYTTDIKEAFTGAKYIVSSGGAARKAGMTREDLLKGNVEIAAQLGKDIKAYCPDVKHVCIVFNPADITGLVTLIHSGLKPNQISTLAGLDSTRLQIALAQHFDIPQSDVKNPRTYGGHGEQMAVYSSSCSINGVRLDELIGTDKLTVDEWESIRKNVVQGGKNIIDLRGRSSFQSPAYLSVRMIAAAMGGPSFGWPVGAYINTPQFANILMALDTQLSKNGVKAEVPSGSDKENSELAKSYKHLTSLRDEVIEMGVIPAVEEWNSLNPNL, from the coding sequence ATGGAATTTATTACAAACGAAAAACTCGTAATTTCTGGAGGTGGCGGAATGATTGGATCTAACATGATCCAGACTGCTATGATGATGAATTTGACACCTAATATTACTGTTTATGATCCTTTTTTACCAGGTCTTGAAGGAGCTGTAAAAGAAATGTATCATTGCGGTTTTGAAGGTTTCAATTTAAAGTATACTACAGATATAAAAGAAGCCTTTACAGGTGCTAAATATATTGTCTCTTCTGGTGGTGCTGCAAGAAAAGCAGGAATGACAAGAGAAGACTTACTAAAAGGAAATGTTGAAATTGCTGCTCAATTAGGTAAAGATATTAAAGCATACTGTCCAGATGTAAAACACGTCTGCATTGTTTTTAACCCTGCCGATATTACTGGCTTAGTTACTTTAATTCACTCTGGATTAAAACCTAATCAGATAAGTACTTTAGCAGGTTTAGATTCTACACGTTTACAAATTGCTTTGGCACAACATTTTGATATTCCGCAAAGTGATGTGAAAAATCCTAGAACTTATGGAGGTCATGGAGAGCAAATGGCTGTTTACTCCTCTTCTTGTAGTATTAATGGTGTCCGTTTAGATGAGCTTATTGGAACGGATAAATTAACAGTAGATGAATGGGAATCTATACGTAAAAATGTTGTTCAAGGCGGTAAAAATATTATCGATTTAAGAGGACGTTCATCTTTCCAAAGCCCTGCTTATTTATCTGTTAGAATGATAGCAGCAGCAATGGGAGGTCCTAGTTTTGGGTGGCCTGTAGGTGCATATATAAATACACCACAATTTGCCAATATCCTTATGGCTTTAGATACACAATTATCTAAAAATGGTGTAAAAGCAGAAGTCCCTTCTGGATCTGATAAAGAAAATAGTGAGCTTGCAAAAAGCTATAAACACTTAACTAGTTTAAGAGATGAAGTTATAGAAATGGGTGTAATTCCTGCAGTAGAAGAATGGAATAGTTTAAATCCTAATCTATAA
- a CDS encoding SIMPL domain-containing protein: protein MKNILTSLLLIMSVQFVNAQAKNFIDQPYIETSASIDSLVSPDNIHLIITLDEIDTKNKVSTEVLENKMNKALKSLGIDTKKDLLIIDFSSDFNKSFLKGQKVYKAKQYDLVVHTGLMASKVMKALEKENISHIRLGKLEYSKAEELENILRIKAIRTSRATAKTLAEAIGQEAGKAIHIIDNTSNNNRQVRMYASDSWGGAESYNKQEQPLDLSIKKITFSSSVRVKYILE, encoded by the coding sequence ATGAAAAACATATTAACCTCACTTTTATTAATTATGAGTGTTCAATTCGTGAATGCTCAAGCAAAGAATTTTATCGATCAACCTTATATTGAGACTTCTGCCAGTATAGATTCTCTTGTATCGCCAGATAACATTCACCTAATTATTACTTTAGACGAGATTGATACTAAAAATAAAGTATCTACTGAAGTATTAGAAAACAAGATGAACAAGGCTTTAAAAAGTTTGGGTATTGATACTAAAAAAGACTTATTAATTATTGATTTTTCTAGTGATTTCAACAAATCATTCTTAAAAGGTCAAAAAGTCTATAAAGCGAAGCAATATGATTTAGTAGTACATACTGGACTAATGGCAAGTAAAGTAATGAAAGCCTTAGAGAAAGAAAATATCTCTCATATCAGATTAGGTAAACTTGAATATTCTAAAGCGGAAGAGCTAGAAAATATATTGAGAATTAAAGCAATTAGAACCTCTAGAGCTACAGCAAAAACACTTGCTGAAGCAATTGGTCAAGAAGCTGGAAAAGCAATTCATATTATTGACAATACAAGCAATAATAATAGACAAGTCAGAATGTATGCTAGTGATAGTTGGGGTGGTGCTGAATCTTACAACAAACAAGAACAACCACTAGATTTAAGTATTAAAAAAATCACCTTTAGTAGTTCTGTTCGTGTTAAGTATATATTAGAATAA
- a CDS encoding HAD family hydrolase: protein MKYKCIVFDCDGILVDSETLTMEVFSDLFLEYGWKVSAEEALRLFKGKAFFEIIDYINTVPKIVLPEDFEQIFRQRTFEAFTKNLKAIPGIKIVLDKLVEHKIPFCVASNGPMTKMLHNLKATQLLPYFEGKMYSAFEIKKWKPAPDLFLHAVKEMGFNNKDCVVIEDSRSGITAAQNGKLDVIGYHKDADHFNDLSIPSITNMAQLITLFELT, encoded by the coding sequence ATGAAATACAAATGTATTGTCTTCGATTGTGACGGTATTCTTGTTGATAGTGAAACTTTGACAATGGAGGTTTTTTCTGATTTATTTTTAGAGTATGGTTGGAAGGTAAGTGCAGAGGAAGCACTTAGATTATTTAAAGGAAAAGCTTTCTTTGAGATTATAGACTACATAAATACAGTCCCAAAAATTGTATTACCAGAAGATTTTGAACAAATTTTTAGACAACGAACGTTTGAAGCTTTCACTAAAAACTTAAAAGCAATACCAGGAATAAAAATAGTATTGGATAAATTAGTTGAACATAAAATTCCTTTTTGTGTTGCTTCTAATGGACCAATGACCAAAATGCTTCATAATTTAAAAGCTACTCAATTACTTCCTTATTTTGAAGGTAAAATGTACAGTGCTTTTGAGATTAAAAAATGGAAACCTGCACCAGATCTTTTTCTTCATGCAGTAAAAGAAATGGGGTTTAATAATAAAGATTGTGTTGTTATAGAAGATTCTCGTTCTGGCATAACAGCTGCTCAAAATGGGAAATTAGATGTAATTGGTTACCACAAAGATGCCGATCATTTTAACGATCTGTCTATTCCATCCATTACTAACATGGCACAATTGATTACGCTTTTTGAACTTACCTAA
- a CDS encoding nucleoside hydrolase has product MKILNQFFILCCLVLLNISCDQNRTTKIPVIFDSDTNNELDDQNALAYLLFNQQVFDIKGITTCATYNGGDIDSHYNEAVRVVKLCDQEGKVNVIKGANKDFNQIKNSIDKEVFDGYEAVDFIISEAKKIQGEKLQICAVGKLTNIALALLKAPEIESKIKVIWLGSNYPDKGEYNQENDIPSVNFVLNTHVEFEMLPCRYGELTGTDGVKIYKATIQEKIAGLGVQLDHKIKGRDGGTYSNFGDYAVTLFKNAEYYLDPPSHALFDMVTVAIMKNPNWGKQTVLPAPIISGQEWVDRPNNSRKIILWENYDADKMIKDFFTTLKHPHLNE; this is encoded by the coding sequence ATGAAAATCTTAAATCAATTCTTTATACTTTGCTGTCTAGTTCTTCTAAATATAAGTTGTGACCAAAATAGGACAACAAAAATTCCTGTTATTTTTGATTCGGATACAAATAACGAATTGGACGATCAGAATGCATTAGCCTATTTACTTTTTAATCAGCAAGTATTTGATATTAAAGGAATAACAACTTGTGCTACATATAATGGTGGTGATATTGACAGTCATTACAACGAAGCCGTTCGAGTGGTAAAATTATGTGATCAGGAAGGTAAGGTAAATGTGATTAAAGGTGCAAATAAGGATTTTAATCAAATAAAAAATAGCATAGATAAAGAAGTTTTTGATGGGTATGAGGCCGTTGATTTTATCATTTCAGAAGCAAAAAAAATACAAGGAGAGAAATTACAAATTTGTGCAGTAGGAAAGCTTACAAATATTGCATTAGCGTTGTTAAAAGCACCAGAAATTGAAAGTAAAATTAAAGTAATTTGGTTAGGTAGTAATTACCCAGATAAAGGGGAGTACAATCAAGAAAATGATATTCCATCAGTAAATTTTGTATTAAATACCCATGTTGAATTTGAAATGCTTCCGTGTCGTTACGGGGAATTAACTGGTACAGATGGGGTAAAGATATATAAGGCTACAATTCAAGAAAAAATTGCAGGTTTAGGTGTGCAATTAGACCATAAAATTAAAGGTAGAGATGGAGGTACATATTCAAACTTTGGTGATTATGCCGTTACTCTATTTAAGAATGCAGAATATTATTTAGACCCACCTTCGCATGCTCTTTTTGACATGGTTACTGTGGCTATTATGAAGAACCCAAATTGGGGGAAACAAACAGTACTTCCTGCTCCAATTATTAGCGGACAAGAATGGGTGGACAGGCCAAATAATTCTCGAAAAATTATTTTATGGGAAAACTACGATGCAGATAAGATGATAAAAGATTTTTTTACTACTTTAAAGCATCCTCATCTAAATGAGTAA
- a CDS encoding SDR family oxidoreductase, with translation MNSLKGLIIITGASSGIGAATAQLFSKKGYALLLLARRVDKVEALQLENALCRKVDVTDFGAFKAAVTEAEEKFGEAEAIINNAGVMLLGDVASQNPQEWKTMLDVNVMGVLNGMQTVLPQMRARKSGTIVNVSSIAGRKTFGNHAAYCATKFGVHALTENAREEASADNVRMVTIAPGAVETELLSHTTSDEIKDGYEAWKQDMGGVLRAEDIANAIWYAFNQPQGVNVREIVIAATKQQQ, from the coding sequence ATGAATTCATTAAAAGGATTAATTATCATTACTGGAGCAAGCTCTGGAATTGGTGCAGCAACAGCTCAATTGTTTTCTAAAAAAGGATATGCTTTATTGTTACTTGCTCGTAGAGTAGACAAAGTAGAAGCACTTCAACTAGAAAATGCACTTTGCAGAAAAGTAGATGTAACAGATTTTGGCGCATTTAAAGCGGCTGTTACAGAAGCAGAAGAAAAATTTGGAGAAGCAGAAGCAATTATTAATAATGCTGGAGTTATGCTTCTAGGAGATGTCGCCTCTCAAAATCCACAAGAGTGGAAAACAATGTTAGATGTAAATGTAATGGGTGTATTAAATGGTATGCAGACTGTTTTACCTCAAATGAGAGCAAGAAAAAGTGGTACAATCGTAAATGTATCATCAATTGCTGGAAGAAAAACATTCGGAAATCACGCAGCCTATTGTGCTACTAAATTTGGAGTACATGCCTTAACTGAAAATGCAAGGGAAGAAGCATCTGCAGATAATGTAAGAATGGTAACTATTGCACCTGGTGCTGTAGAAACAGAATTGTTATCGCACACTACTTCTGATGAAATTAAAGACGGTTACGAAGCTTGGAAACAAGATATGGGTGGTGTATTAAGAGCAGAAGATATTGCAAATGCAATTTGGTATGCATTTAATCAACCTCAAGGAGTGAACGTTAGAGAGATTGTTATTGCAGCTACTAAACAACAACAATAG